A single region of the Chrysoperla carnea chromosome 5, inChrCarn1.1, whole genome shotgun sequence genome encodes:
- the LOC123299661 gene encoding synaptosomal-associated protein 29: MSGHKYITDSKNLFSDDDVDDNTFLQNSRQSSNYYSSSNNDPMRQLEDQRMSILERSKQIEESTLRSTQKSIGLLRESEQVGIATAEELQRQREKLELTDKRLDEINSTLRFSQKHLNGIKSVFGSLKNYLSGKQNEQQSTSNLKEQYPQSTSRPTSFAGNNSEDLYKSHPLSRINDLDNDINDVRYSNSSTSGSSNIQAAINSNLEEMLKSTIQLKGLAIDLSEEIDSQNDLIDNITYKTDKADLTIHRQNKEMNKILKKK, encoded by the coding sequence ATGTCAGGTCATAAGTATATCACAgactcaaaaaatttattttcggatGATGATGTAGATGATAACACGTTTCTACAAAATTCCCGTCAATCATCCAACTATTACTCATCATCAAACAATGATCCAATGCGACAATTAGAAGACCAACGTATGTCAATATTAGAACGTAGTAAGCAAATTGAAGAATCCACGTTACGAAGTACACAAAAAAGTATTGGATTGTTACGTGAAAGTGAACAAGTTGGTATTGCAACTGCTGAAGAATTACAACGTCAACGTGAAAAACTTGAATTAACTGATAAACGTTTAGATGAAATTAATTCAACGTTACGATTCTCGCAAAAACATTTGAATGGTATAAAATCAGTGTTtggtagtttaaaaaattatttatctggCAAACAAAATGAACAACAGAGTACGTcgaatttaaaagaacaatatCCACAATCTACAAGTAGGCCAACGAGTTTTGCTGGCAATAATTCGGAGGATTTGTACAAATCACATCCTTTATCACGGATAAACGATTTAGATAATGATATCAATGATGTAAGATATTCAAATTCATCGACCAGTGGGTCAAGTAATATACAAGCTGCTATTAATTCGAATTTAGAGGAAATGTTGAAGTCTACAATTCAATTAAAAGGATTAGCTATTGATTTATCCGAAGAAATTGATTCACAGAACGATTTAATCGATAATATTACCTATAAAACTGATAAAGCTGATCTAACTATTCATAGACAAAATAAGGAGatgaataaaattctaaaaaagaaatga
- the LOC123300695 gene encoding mediator of RNA polymerase II transcription subunit 31 isoform X1, translating to MATKGFKFVAGGPETDDQQRVRFQVELEFVQCLANPNYLNFLAQRGYFKDAAFVNYLKYLLYWKQPEYARYLKYPMCLYFLDLLQYEHFRREVVNSQCTKFIDDQQILLWQHYTRRRSRLLQTAAANGNTTNNEQQNNNTTNGTINTNNGIGPKVT from the exons ATGGCAACAAAAG GTTTCAAATTTGTTGCAGGAGGTCCAGAAACCGATGACCAACAAAGAGTACGATTTCAAGTCGAATTAGAATTTGTACAATGTTTGGCAaatccaaattatttaaatt ttTTGGCTCAAAGAGGATACTTTAAGGATGCtgcttttgtaaattatttaaaatatttattatattggaaACAACCAGAATATGcacgttatttaaaatatccaatGTGCTTGTATTTCTTAGATTTACTACAATACGAACATTTTAGACGGGAGGTGGTTAACTCACAATGTACAAAATTCATTGATGatcaacaaatattattgtgGCAACATTATACACGCCGACGAAGTCGTCTCTTACAAACTGCTGCGGCCAATGGAAACACAACTAATAATGAACAACAGAATAATAATACTACGAATGGTACTATTAATACAAATAATGGTATTGGACCTAAGgtcacttaa
- the LOC123300695 gene encoding mediator of RNA polymerase II transcription subunit 31 isoform X2, translating to MATKGGPETDDQQRVRFQVELEFVQCLANPNYLNFLAQRGYFKDAAFVNYLKYLLYWKQPEYARYLKYPMCLYFLDLLQYEHFRREVVNSQCTKFIDDQQILLWQHYTRRRSRLLQTAAANGNTTNNEQQNNNTTNGTINTNNGIGPKVT from the exons ATGGCAACAAAAG GAGGTCCAGAAACCGATGACCAACAAAGAGTACGATTTCAAGTCGAATTAGAATTTGTACAATGTTTGGCAaatccaaattatttaaatt ttTTGGCTCAAAGAGGATACTTTAAGGATGCtgcttttgtaaattatttaaaatatttattatattggaaACAACCAGAATATGcacgttatttaaaatatccaatGTGCTTGTATTTCTTAGATTTACTACAATACGAACATTTTAGACGGGAGGTGGTTAACTCACAATGTACAAAATTCATTGATGatcaacaaatattattgtgGCAACATTATACACGCCGACGAAGTCGTCTCTTACAAACTGCTGCGGCCAATGGAAACACAACTAATAATGAACAACAGAATAATAATACTACGAATGGTACTATTAATACAAATAATGGTATTGGACCTAAGgtcacttaa